The Streptomyces sp. NBC_01142 genomic interval AAGCTGCCGTTCCGCGACGATGTCTTCGACGCCGTGACGATCTCCTTCGGGCTGCGCAACGTCCAGGACACGAGCGCGGCGCTGCGCGAGCTGTACCGGGTGACCAAGCCGGGCGGGCGGGTCGTGATCTGCGAGTTCTCGCAGCCGACCTGGGCGCCGTTCCGGACCGTCTACACCGAGTACCTGATGCGCGCGCTGCCTCCCGTGGCGCGGGCGGTCTCCTCCAACCCCGACGCGTACGTCTATCTCGCCGAGTCGATCCGCTCCTGGCCCGACCAGCCGGCACTCGCCTCCCTGCTCCAGCAGGCGGGCTGGTCCAAGGTCGCCTGGCGCAACCTGTCCGGCGGAATCGTCGCGCTGCACCGCGGCACCAAGCCCCGGTAGGCCTCCATGGACTACCAGGCGGTCCTGGAACGGATCGCGGAGGACATCGCGCCGCGGATCGGCAACGGCCGCCCCGCCGAGTACATCCCGGCGCTCGCCTCCGTCGACCCGCACCTCTTCGGCATGGCCATCGCCGACCTCGACGGCAAGGTGTACGGAGTCGGGGACTGGCAGCGCCCCTTCTCCACCCAGTCGATCACCAAGGTCTTCACGCTCGCGCTGGCTCTCGCCCAGGGCGGCGACAGCCTCTGGGAGCACGTCGGCCGTGAGCCCTCCGGCAACCCCTTCAACTCGCTGGTGCAGCTGGAGTACGAGAACGGGATTCCGCGCAATCCCTTCATCAACGCGGGCGCGCTCGTCGTCACCGACCGTCTGCAGACCCTGACCGGCGACGCGAGCAGCGAACTCCTGGAATTCCTGCGGCAGGAGAGCGGAAACCCGGAGCTGGCCTTCGACCCCGAGGTCGCCGAGTCCGAGTCCGCCTACGGCAACCGCAACGCCGCCCTGGCCCACTTCATGGCCTCGTACGGCAATATCACCAACCCGGTCCCCACCCTCCTCGACCACTACTTCTGGCAGTGCGCGATCGAGATGAGCTGTGCCGACCTGGCGCTGGCGGCCCGCTTCCTGGCCCGCCACGGGCTGCGCGCCGACGACTCCCGGCTGCTGACCCGCAGCGAGGCCAAGCAGATCAATGCCGTGATGCTCACCTGCGGTACGTACGACGCGGCCGGCGACTTCGCCTACCGGGTCGGACTGCCGGGCAAGAGCGGTGTGGGCGGCGGGATCGTCGCGGTGGTGCCGGGGCGCTGCACGCTGTGCGTCTGGAGCCCGGGGCTGGACCAGCGCGGCAACTCGGTGGCGGGCGTCGCGGCGCTGGACCGTTTCACGACGCTGACCGGGCTCTCGGTGTTCTAGGGGGGGCCGTTCCCGAAGGGCCGGGCGGGGGCCGCGAGTTGACGGGAACCGGCGGGCGGGGAAGATGTGTCCGTTGTTACGGCAACCATCTCCCCGTCCCCGCCTTGTCACCTCGG includes:
- a CDS encoding demethylmenaquinone methyltransferase; this translates as MTRASLDKQPHEVASMFDDVAANYDLTNDVLSLGQDRRWRKEVAKAVDARPAQKVLDLAAGTGTSSVPFTTTGAYVVPCDFSLGMLREGKKHRPWLPLTAGDATKLPFRDDVFDAVTISFGLRNVQDTSAALRELYRVTKPGGRVVICEFSQPTWAPFRTVYTEYLMRALPPVARAVSSNPDAYVYLAESIRSWPDQPALASLLQQAGWSKVAWRNLSGGIVALHRGTKPR
- a CDS encoding glutaminase — encoded protein: MDYQAVLERIAEDIAPRIGNGRPAEYIPALASVDPHLFGMAIADLDGKVYGVGDWQRPFSTQSITKVFTLALALAQGGDSLWEHVGREPSGNPFNSLVQLEYENGIPRNPFINAGALVVTDRLQTLTGDASSELLEFLRQESGNPELAFDPEVAESESAYGNRNAALAHFMASYGNITNPVPTLLDHYFWQCAIEMSCADLALAARFLARHGLRADDSRLLTRSEAKQINAVMLTCGTYDAAGDFAYRVGLPGKSGVGGGIVAVVPGRCTLCVWSPGLDQRGNSVAGVAALDRFTTLTGLSVF